A part of Saccharomyces cerevisiae S288C chromosome XIV, complete sequence genomic DNA contains:
- the RIM21 gene encoding Rim21p (pH sensor molecule, component of RIM101 pathway; positive regulator of cell size; has role in cell wall construction and alkaline pH response; is glycosylated and phosphorylated; interacts with Dfg16p and Rim9p to form a pH-sensing complex; localization to plasma membrane is dependent on Dfg16p and Rim9p; has similarity to A. nidulans PalH) → MNLWRHSPEELAAYNSCHPMKLGSGVLIQLPLYDNSAVYAEDITFRSFCCERVPVYVSTVLRNSSPYRYLDEVINDWQKFIQVSDYVGGSAEYAIYAVILSITSNFVITVFLTVICCINISGRAYKRILQLLRIASLLASLNLTIFITKVLRRLEKEHNVYGVVRAHSIMHIFSDDMTFVVLDFLATLMFQFCQVGIVIRLFQRAQEKRIIFFIGVILTITANILWVIPPFANHTTKHRNDWQILRPFVYLFRIAIATSYASIVIYHIWQKKKLWFKFNQMGLLTLLTILVVLLLPGFFLADVSNLWISELGEVFNTTCYVTSTVITWEWLDRLNVLERKEEAQSILGRPIFEEEQQDYRFAKYALRVQNALTRRESQDASTDRHDTSSNSEVCDLQTISRYDPEDQISVGRSIDRMHFNDRGTYKDVALKKLGYARDKILYFTDQIVQKSVGHNNSSSSKNEKTKQRKAMVRKRLGLDKPGIYIYSTKDVVFNSDEDDDENAEDEDDDEYEVGSEGNNNSSATFTSDHIGHI, encoded by the coding sequence ATGAACTTGTGGAGACATAGTCCAGAAGAATTGGCTGCTTACAATAGCTGTCATCCAATGAAGCTAGGTTCAGGGGTGCTGATACAATTGCCTCTTTATGACAATTCGGCAGTATATGCAGAAGATATTACTTTTAGGAGTTTCTGCTGTGAAAGAGTGCCCGTTTATGTATCTACGGTGCTAAGAAACTCTTCCCCATATAGGTATCTTGATGAGGTGATCAATGACTGGcaaaaattcattcaaGTAAGCGATTATGTCGGCGGTTCTGCTGAGTATGCGATTTATGCTGTGATTTTGTCGATAACTTCTAATTTTGTCATCACAGTGTTCCTGACTGTGATATGCTGTATAAATATCAGCGGGCGCGCATATAAGAGAATTCTACAACTACTGAGGATAGCCTCGTTGTTAGCCTCGTTGAACTTAACGATTTTTATCACGAAGGTGTTGCGGAGATTGGAAAAAGAGCACAATGTCTATGGTGTCGTTCGGGCTCATTCCATTATGCACATCTTTTCCGATGATATGACATTTGTTGTCTTGGATTTCTTGGCTACTTTAATGTTCCAATTTTGCCAAGTCGGCATTGTCATTAGGCTATTTCAAAGAGCTCAGGAAAAgagaataattttttttattgggGTGATATTAACAATAACCGCAAATATTTTATGGGTAATTCCACCGTTTGCTAACCATACTACAAAACACAGAAATGACTGGCAGATTCTGCGGCCATTTGTTTACCTTTTCCGTATTGCCATCGCCACGTCATATGCATCAATCGTCATTTATCACATCtggcagaaaaaaaaattgtggTTTAAATTCAATCAAATGGGTTTACTTACGCTATTGACTATTCTTGTGGTGCTTCTATTACCGGGTTTCTTCCTTGCCGATGTGTCGAACTTATGGATATCGGAACTGGGTGAAGTGTTTAACACGACATGCTATGTCACTTCGACCGTGATCACATGGGAGTGGCTGGATAGATTAAAtgttttggaaagaaaagaggaagCGCAAAGCATTTTGGGAAGACCTATCTTCGAGGAAGAGCAACAAGACTATCGGTTTGCCAAGTACGCCTTAAGGGTTCAAAACGCTTTAACCAGGAGGGAATCTCAGGACGCATCAACGGATCGGCACGATACGTCAAGTAATTCGGAAGTATGTGATTTACAGACCATATCACGCTACGACCCAGAAGATCAGATATCAGTGGGCAGAAGCATTGATCGAATGCATTTCAATGATAGGGGAACTTATAAAGATGTAGCGCTGAAGAAATTAGGCTATGCGCGtgataaaattttataCTTTACAGACCAAATCGTCCAGAAAAGCGTAGGCCACAATAATAGCAGCAGCTcgaaaaatgaaaaaaccAAACAGAGAAAGGCCATGGTCAGGAAACGGTTGGGATTAGACAAACCAGGCATATACATTTATTCGACAAAGGATGTCGTTTTCAATtcagatgaagatgacgatgagAACGcggaagatgaagatgacgatgaatATGAAGTTGGCAGTGAAGGCAATAACAATAGCTCTGCCACTTTTACCAGCGACCATATAGGCCATATTTGA
- the MSB3 gene encoding Rab GTPase-activating protein MSB3 (Rab GTPase-activating protein; regulates endocytosis via inactivation of Vps21p at endosomes and vacuole fusion via inactivation of Ypt7p at vacuoles; also acts on Ypt52p and Sec4p; localizes to plasma membrane, sites of polarized growth; relocalizes from bud neck to cytoplasm upon DNA replication stress; similar to TBC-domain Tre2 oncogene; MSB3 has a paralog, MSB4, that arose from the whole genome duplication; human homolog USP6NL can complement yeast msb3 msb4 double null) gives MQNDQQRFSLQNRTVLAHPYKRLGGAFTVKSPSVPNFHDKMHSDHSSSDSALVNGSFRANDHRSVEPSCLGQASPSEHDGNLSVIDLYGDEVESQRAEGEDDDDNNGDNGNEDLEEVHSDDLDLVPDDDNRQRVELEGAASATSANSNGINNTHFDRYGFKKQNNYISEAEYDKWWVEYSQYCVRRKHKWQLLLEKSGLPVTDDSPSRFPSKSERLKRYVRKGIPAEWRGNAWWHFARGQEKLNKNKGVYSQLLRKMKQIKKQNPNEKQVQDLDIIERDLNRTFPDNIHFQSSLHNKEGPPIIKSLRRVLVAFSLYNPKIGYCQSMNFLAGLLLLFLDEERAFWMLVIITSRYLPGVHNINLEGVNIDQGVLMLCVKEYIPEVWSYIKPSIDHHQKNNKTFSPSNKKVLFNMQKNEFLYRLPPITLCTASWFMSCFVGVVPIETTLRIWDCLFYEESHFLFKVSLAVLKLSEHDLSKIKPRNNSLNYSWGSNLNQRGGSMGQEDSDMEIFQVIQTFPKTLLNPNEIFEKIIFKRRFNLNRLDQDEIDRCRKFVAAQRLKFKTYGELLGNSTSEADLPINDNTDNKGIHITSDAVNEALSSEVYGFKKSLAGVHWNNSIKEKVKQMRKKKDKGD, from the coding sequence ATGCAGAACGATCAACAGAGGTTCTCCCTGCAAAATAGGACGGTACTGGCGCATCCATACAAAAGGCTAGGAGGGGCATTTACGGTGAAATCACCGTCTGTTCCTAACTTTCATGATAAAATGCATTCAGATCATAGTTCTAGCGACTCAGCTCTGGTGAACGGAAGCTTTAGAGCGAATGATCATCGCTCTGTGGAACCAAGTTGTTTGGGCCAAGCATCCCCCTCTGAACATGATGGGAATTTAAGCGTTATTGACCTGTATGGAGACGAAGTGGAATCCCAACGTGCCGAAGGagaggatgatgatgataataatggcGATAATGGTAACGAAGATCTGGAGGAAGTGCACAGTGATGACCTCGATTTGGTTCCTGATGATGACAACCGTCAGCGTGTAGAATTGGAGGGTGCCGCTAGTGCCACAAGTGCGAATTCCAATGGAATCAACAATACCCATTTTGATCGATACGGTTTCAAAAAACAGAATAATTACATATCTGAAGCAGAATACGATAAGTGGTGGGTAGAATATTCGCAGTACTGCGTTCGCCGTAAGCACAAATGGCAATTGCTGTTGGAGAAAAGTGGGTTGCCAGTGACCGATGATTCTCCTTCACGATTTCCATCAAAGAGTGAACGGTTAAAAAGGTATGTCAGAAAGGGCATTCCAGCGGAATGGAGAGGAAATGCATGGTGGCATTTCGCTAGAGGGCAAGAGAAGTTAAACAAGAATAAAGGCGTCTATTCACAACTTTTACGAAAGATGAAGCAGatcaagaaacaaaacCCTAATGAAAAACAAGTTCAAGACTTGGATATTATTGAACGTGACTTGAATAGAACATTTCCGGACAATATACATTTCCAAAGTAGCTTGCATAACAAAGAGGGACCTCCGATTATAAAATCTTTACGCCGGGTGCTTGTTGCGTTCTCTCTCTACAATCCGAAGATTGGCTATTGTCAATCTATGAACTTTCTTGCAGGCTTgctattgttatttttagaCGAGGAAAGGGCCTTTTGGATGCTAGTGATTATTACTTCAAGATACCTACCGGGGGTGCATAATATCAATCTAGAAGGTGTTAACATCGACCAAGGGGTACTGATGCTATGTGTCAAAGAATATATTCCAGAAGTTTGGTCGTACATTAAGCCTTCCATTGACCAccaccaaaaaaataacaaaactttttctccgtcaaataaaaaagttttattCAATATGCAAAAGAATGAGTTCTTGTACAGACTTCCGCCCATTACTTTGTGCACGGCGAGCTGGTTCATGAGTTGCTTTGTCGGTGTAGTGCCGATAGAGACCACGCTTAGAATATGGGATTGTCTGTTTTACGAGGAATCACATTTTCTATTCAAAGTTTCGTTGGCTGTCTTAAAATTGAGCGAGCATGACCTTTCGAAAATAAAACCTCGTAACAATTCGTTGAATTATTCTTGGGGCTCTAACTTAAACCAGAGAGGCGGATCAATGGGCCAAGAAGATAGCGATatggaaatttttcaggtCATACAGACATTCCCTAAGACATTATTGAACCCAAATGAGATCTTTGAGaaaatcattttcaaaaggaGATTTAATTTAAATAGGTTAGATCAGGATGAAATAGACAGGTGTCGAAAATTTGTTGCCGCTCAGCGTCTCAAATTTAAGACATATGGTGAACTTCTTGGAAATTCAACATCAGAGGCAGATTTGCCAATTAATGATAATACAGATAATAAAGGTATCCACATAACAAGTGATGCAGTCAATGAAGCATTATCTTCAGAGGTATATGGGTTTAAAAAGAGCCTAGCTGGAGTTCATTGGAATAATAGCATCAAGGAGAAAGTGAAGcagatgaggaagaaaaaagacaagGGTGACTAA
- the PUS4 gene encoding pseudouridine synthase PUS4 (Pseudouridine synthase; catalyzes only the formation of pseudouridine-55 (Psi55), a highly conserved tRNA modification, in mitochondrial and cytoplasmic tRNAs; also responsible for pseudouracil modification of some mRNAs; PUS4 overexpression leads to translational derepression of GCN4 (Gcd- phenotype)): MNGIFAIEKPSGITSNQFMLKLQHALTKSQVFSKEIQRATAERKQQYEKQTGKKASKRKLRKVSKVKMGHGGTLDPLASGVLVIGIGAGTKKLANYLSGTVKVYESEALFGVSTTSGDVEGEILSQNSVKHLNFDDLKTVEEKFVGQLKQTPPIYAALKMDGKPLHEYAREGKPLPRAIEPRQVTIYDLKVFSDSLKRDHDYPLLRPTTEEAVDTVKNLNANMLNDVLYFSKEYTEKHGLDSEVAKVEEPFPLSEQEEQEIQKEGDSYRAPKLHFKANVSSGTYIRSLVSDIGKSMRSSCYMVKLIRLQQQDWSLEKNNVFQLTDFTERDEKVWSKVLEKVLDEGATVDVIEELKKAEKEIPADVKECIVSSDQPGDEATAETIETANAEEHSNTLKRKIEQV; this comes from the coding sequence ATGAATGGAATATTTGCTATTGAGAAGCCTAGCGGTATTACATCCAATCAGTTTATGCTAAAGTTGCAACATGCTTTAACTAAAAGTCAAGTATTCTCGAAGGAAATTCAAAGGGCAACAGCGGAAAGAAAGCAGCAATATGAAAAACAGACAGGTAAGAAGGCCAGCAAGAGGAAACTTCGTAAAGTCTCAAAGGTAAAGATGGGACACGGAGGCACTTTGGATCCGTTGGCCTCTGGTGTCCTGGTAATTGGGATTGGAGCGGGCACCAAAAAACTTGCAAATTATCTTTCAGGCACCGTTAAAGTCTATGAAAGTGAAGCCCTGTTTGGTGTTTCCACTACTTCAGGAGATGTAGAAGGTGAGATTTTGTCCCAGAACTCCGTTAAACATTTAAATTTCGATGATTTAAAGACTGTGGAGGAAAAATTTGTTGGACAATTAAAGCAGACGCCGCCAATATACGCAGCTTTGAAGATGGATGGCAAACCCCTGCATGAATATGCTCGAGAAGGAAAGCCTTTACCTAGAGCCATTGAGCCCAGACAAGTTACTATTTATGACTTGAAGGTGTTTTCAGACTCTCTTAAACGTGATCATGACTATCCCTTATTGAGGCCCACTACAGAAGAAGCTGTTGATACcgtgaaaaatttgaatgcAAACATGCTAAACGATGTTTtatacttttcaaaagaatataCAGAGAAGCACGGCCTTGATTCTGAGGTGGCAAAGGTAGAAGAACCATTTCCGCTGAGTGAACAAGAAGAGCAAGAAATCCAAAAAGAAGGAGATTCTTATAGGGCTCCAAAATTGCACTTCAAAGCTAATGTGTCTTCTGGAACATACATAAGGTCCTTAGTGAGCGACATCGGTAAATCTATGAGGAGCTCATGTTATATGGTGAAATTGATACGTTTGCAACAGCAGGACTGGtctcttgaaaaaaataatgtgTTCCAATTAACGGATTTTACTGAAAGAGACGAGAAGGTGTGGAGTAAGGTACTGGAGAAGGTTCTAGACGAGGGAGCAACTGTTGATGTTATAGAAGAGCTAAAGAAAgcagaaaaggaaataccAGCGGACGTGAAGGAATGTATAGTTTCGAGTGATCAACCTGGTGATGAGGCTACGGCTGAAACAATTGAAACTGCTAACGCCGAAGAACATTCTAATAcactaaaaagaaaaatcgAACAGGTGTAA